One Camelus ferus isolate YT-003-E chromosome 21, BCGSAC_Cfer_1.0, whole genome shotgun sequence genomic region harbors:
- the SPATA2L gene encoding spermatogenesis-associated protein 2-like protein isoform X4 — protein MGMSRMGSSSLSEDYRLCLERELRRGRAGVCGDPSLRAVLWQILVEDFDLHGALQDDALALLTDGLWGRADLAPALRGLARAFELLELAAVHLYLLPWRKEFTTIKTFSGGYVHVLKGALSEDLLIQSFQKMGYVRGDNHRLMVAAPPPACQLVQVALGCFALRLECEILSEVLAQLGTSVLPAEELLQARRASADVASCVARLQQRLAREEEPPPLPPRGSPTVYQAQLDLYRDLQEDQGSEEASLYGGPSPGLDSPSSELTYRPLFWEQSAKLWGAGSEAWEPAEASSPPYGPLEEEEELEPEAFSFLSLRQELLSQPRDAMTPESPRSPEQTSPPRVHRPVPEPPGYQAHSCLAPGTLPILCCDTCHQLHAAHCPALPACRPCHVLRVLRGDTQRRLWLQRAQVDTLLYEGPGARP, from the exons ATGGGGATGAGTAG GATGGGCAGCAGCTCGCTGTCCGAGGACTACCGCCTGTGCCTGGAGCGCGAACTGCGGCGCGGCCGCGCGGGCGTGTGCGGGGACCCATCACTGCGCGCCGTGCTCTGGCAGATCCTGGTGGAAGACTTCGACTTGCACGGGGCGCTGCAGGATGACGCGCTGGCACTGCTCACCGATGGCCTGTGGGGCCGCGCTGACCTGGCCCCCGCGCTGCGCGGCCTGGCCCGCGCCTTTGAGCTGCTGGAGTTGGCCGCAGTCCACCTGTATCTGCTGCCCTGGAGGAAGGAGTTCACCACCATCAAG ACCTTCTCAGGGGGCTACGTGCACGTGCTGAAGGGTGCACTCTCGGAGGACCTCCTCATCCAGAGCTTCCAGAAGATGGGCTACGTGCGTGGGGACAACCACCGCCTCATGGtggccgccccgccccctgcctgcCAGCTGGTCCAAGTGGCCCTGGGCTGCTTCGCCCTGCGGCTGGAATGCGAGATCCTCAGTGAGGTGCTGGCACAGCTGGGCACCAGCGTGCTTCCGGCTGAGGAACTGCTGCAGGCTCGGCGGGCCAGTGCGGACGTGGCCTCCTGTGTGGCCCGGCTGCAGCAGCGACTGGCCCGGGAGGAGGAGCCACCGCCCCTGCCCCCCCGAGGCTCCCCGACTGTGTACCAGGCCCAGCTGGACCTGTACCGGGACCTGCAGGAAGACCAGGGCTCGGAGGAGGCCAGCCTGTATGGGGGGCCCTCACCAGGCCTGGACTCACCCAGCTCAGAGCTGACCTACCGGCCTCTGTTCTGGGAGCAGAGCGCCAAACTATGGGGGGCAGGGAGCGAGGCCTGGGAGCCAGCGGAGGCCAGCAGCCCGCCCTATGGGcccttggaggaggaggaggagctggagcctgaggccttctccttcctctcactgCGCCAAGAGCTGCTGAGTCAGCCCAGAGATGCAATGACTCCCGAGAGCCCCAGGAGCCCTGAGCAGACCAGCCCCCCACGTGTGCACAGGCCTGTCCCCGAGCCCCCAGGCTACCAGGCTCACAGCTGCCTAGCCCCTGGCACCCTGCCCATTCTCTGCTGTGACACATGCCATCAGCTGCATGCTGCCCACtgtcctgccctgcctgcctgccgccCATGCCATGTGCTGCGTGTACTACGTGGGGACACCCAGCGGCGCCTGTGGCTGCAGCGAGCACAGGTGGACACCCTGCTCTACGAGGGCCCTGGGGCCCGGCCATAG
- the SPATA2L gene encoding spermatogenesis-associated protein 2-like protein isoform X2: MGGAGPGGSALLLERPELSGGRRGTDGDEMGSSSLSEDYRLCLERELRRGRAGVCGDPSLRAVLWQILVEDFDLHGALQDDALALLTDGLWGRADLAPALRGLARAFELLELAAVHLYLLPWRKEFTTIKTFSGGYVHVLKGALSEDLLIQSFQKMGYVRGDNHRLMVAAPPPACQLVQVALGCFALRLECEILSEVLAQLGTSVLPAEELLQARRASADVASCVARLQQRLAREEEPPPLPPRGSPTVYQAQLDLYRDLQEDQGSEEASLYGGPSPGLDSPSSELTYRPLFWEQSAKLWGAGSEAWEPAEASSPPYGPLEEEEELEPEAFSFLSLRQELLSQPRDAMTPESPRSPEQTSPPRVHRPVPEPPGYQAHSCLAPGTLPILCCDTCHQLHAAHCPALPACRPCHVLRVLRGDTQRRLWLQRAQVDTLLYEGPGARP, encoded by the exons ATGGGCGGAGCCGGCCCTGGCGGAAGCGCGCTGCTGCTGGAGAGGCCGGAGCTGAGCGGCGGGCGCCGGGGGACAGATGGGGATGA GATGGGCAGCAGCTCGCTGTCCGAGGACTACCGCCTGTGCCTGGAGCGCGAACTGCGGCGCGGCCGCGCGGGCGTGTGCGGGGACCCATCACTGCGCGCCGTGCTCTGGCAGATCCTGGTGGAAGACTTCGACTTGCACGGGGCGCTGCAGGATGACGCGCTGGCACTGCTCACCGATGGCCTGTGGGGCCGCGCTGACCTGGCCCCCGCGCTGCGCGGCCTGGCCCGCGCCTTTGAGCTGCTGGAGTTGGCCGCAGTCCACCTGTATCTGCTGCCCTGGAGGAAGGAGTTCACCACCATCAAG ACCTTCTCAGGGGGCTACGTGCACGTGCTGAAGGGTGCACTCTCGGAGGACCTCCTCATCCAGAGCTTCCAGAAGATGGGCTACGTGCGTGGGGACAACCACCGCCTCATGGtggccgccccgccccctgcctgcCAGCTGGTCCAAGTGGCCCTGGGCTGCTTCGCCCTGCGGCTGGAATGCGAGATCCTCAGTGAGGTGCTGGCACAGCTGGGCACCAGCGTGCTTCCGGCTGAGGAACTGCTGCAGGCTCGGCGGGCCAGTGCGGACGTGGCCTCCTGTGTGGCCCGGCTGCAGCAGCGACTGGCCCGGGAGGAGGAGCCACCGCCCCTGCCCCCCCGAGGCTCCCCGACTGTGTACCAGGCCCAGCTGGACCTGTACCGGGACCTGCAGGAAGACCAGGGCTCGGAGGAGGCCAGCCTGTATGGGGGGCCCTCACCAGGCCTGGACTCACCCAGCTCAGAGCTGACCTACCGGCCTCTGTTCTGGGAGCAGAGCGCCAAACTATGGGGGGCAGGGAGCGAGGCCTGGGAGCCAGCGGAGGCCAGCAGCCCGCCCTATGGGcccttggaggaggaggaggagctggagcctgaggccttctccttcctctcactgCGCCAAGAGCTGCTGAGTCAGCCCAGAGATGCAATGACTCCCGAGAGCCCCAGGAGCCCTGAGCAGACCAGCCCCCCACGTGTGCACAGGCCTGTCCCCGAGCCCCCAGGCTACCAGGCTCACAGCTGCCTAGCCCCTGGCACCCTGCCCATTCTCTGCTGTGACACATGCCATCAGCTGCATGCTGCCCACtgtcctgccctgcctgcctgccgccCATGCCATGTGCTGCGTGTACTACGTGGGGACACCCAGCGGCGCCTGTGGCTGCAGCGAGCACAGGTGGACACCCTGCTCTACGAGGGCCCTGGGGCCCGGCCATAG
- the SPATA2L gene encoding spermatogenesis-associated protein 2-like protein isoform X1, producing MGSPAPPGDAPPRQRSPRPAAGPGTHIPAAWRSRRPRSGGLRPRQKSTSVPAPRRTGCWDRAIYPVLAVCLRSSAPWGDGRRRDRWPYRMGSSSLSEDYRLCLERELRRGRAGVCGDPSLRAVLWQILVEDFDLHGALQDDALALLTDGLWGRADLAPALRGLARAFELLELAAVHLYLLPWRKEFTTIKTFSGGYVHVLKGALSEDLLIQSFQKMGYVRGDNHRLMVAAPPPACQLVQVALGCFALRLECEILSEVLAQLGTSVLPAEELLQARRASADVASCVARLQQRLAREEEPPPLPPRGSPTVYQAQLDLYRDLQEDQGSEEASLYGGPSPGLDSPSSELTYRPLFWEQSAKLWGAGSEAWEPAEASSPPYGPLEEEEELEPEAFSFLSLRQELLSQPRDAMTPESPRSPEQTSPPRVHRPVPEPPGYQAHSCLAPGTLPILCCDTCHQLHAAHCPALPACRPCHVLRVLRGDTQRRLWLQRAQVDTLLYEGPGARP from the exons ATGGGTAGCCCCGCCCCGCCTGGAGATGCCCCGCCCCGTCAAAGGTCGCCCCGCCCCGCGGCCGGCCCCGGCACCCATATCCCGGCGGCCTGGCGCTCCCGACGGCCCCGCTCCGGAGGTCTGCGACCGCGGCAGAAGAGCACCTCGGTGCCCGCCCCCCGTAGGACGGGCTGCTGGGACAGAGCCATTTATCCAGTGCTCGCTGTGTGCCTCCGGTCCTCCGCACCGTGGGGAGACGGGCGACGCAGGGACAGGTGGCCGTACAG GATGGGCAGCAGCTCGCTGTCCGAGGACTACCGCCTGTGCCTGGAGCGCGAACTGCGGCGCGGCCGCGCGGGCGTGTGCGGGGACCCATCACTGCGCGCCGTGCTCTGGCAGATCCTGGTGGAAGACTTCGACTTGCACGGGGCGCTGCAGGATGACGCGCTGGCACTGCTCACCGATGGCCTGTGGGGCCGCGCTGACCTGGCCCCCGCGCTGCGCGGCCTGGCCCGCGCCTTTGAGCTGCTGGAGTTGGCCGCAGTCCACCTGTATCTGCTGCCCTGGAGGAAGGAGTTCACCACCATCAAG ACCTTCTCAGGGGGCTACGTGCACGTGCTGAAGGGTGCACTCTCGGAGGACCTCCTCATCCAGAGCTTCCAGAAGATGGGCTACGTGCGTGGGGACAACCACCGCCTCATGGtggccgccccgccccctgcctgcCAGCTGGTCCAAGTGGCCCTGGGCTGCTTCGCCCTGCGGCTGGAATGCGAGATCCTCAGTGAGGTGCTGGCACAGCTGGGCACCAGCGTGCTTCCGGCTGAGGAACTGCTGCAGGCTCGGCGGGCCAGTGCGGACGTGGCCTCCTGTGTGGCCCGGCTGCAGCAGCGACTGGCCCGGGAGGAGGAGCCACCGCCCCTGCCCCCCCGAGGCTCCCCGACTGTGTACCAGGCCCAGCTGGACCTGTACCGGGACCTGCAGGAAGACCAGGGCTCGGAGGAGGCCAGCCTGTATGGGGGGCCCTCACCAGGCCTGGACTCACCCAGCTCAGAGCTGACCTACCGGCCTCTGTTCTGGGAGCAGAGCGCCAAACTATGGGGGGCAGGGAGCGAGGCCTGGGAGCCAGCGGAGGCCAGCAGCCCGCCCTATGGGcccttggaggaggaggaggagctggagcctgaggccttctccttcctctcactgCGCCAAGAGCTGCTGAGTCAGCCCAGAGATGCAATGACTCCCGAGAGCCCCAGGAGCCCTGAGCAGACCAGCCCCCCACGTGTGCACAGGCCTGTCCCCGAGCCCCCAGGCTACCAGGCTCACAGCTGCCTAGCCCCTGGCACCCTGCCCATTCTCTGCTGTGACACATGCCATCAGCTGCATGCTGCCCACtgtcctgccctgcctgcctgccgccCATGCCATGTGCTGCGTGTACTACGTGGGGACACCCAGCGGCGCCTGTGGCTGCAGCGAGCACAGGTGGACACCCTGCTCTACGAGGGCCCTGGGGCCCGGCCATAG
- the SPATA2L gene encoding spermatogenesis-associated protein 2-like protein isoform X3, with protein sequence MGRLSWRSRMGSSSLSEDYRLCLERELRRGRAGVCGDPSLRAVLWQILVEDFDLHGALQDDALALLTDGLWGRADLAPALRGLARAFELLELAAVHLYLLPWRKEFTTIKTFSGGYVHVLKGALSEDLLIQSFQKMGYVRGDNHRLMVAAPPPACQLVQVALGCFALRLECEILSEVLAQLGTSVLPAEELLQARRASADVASCVARLQQRLAREEEPPPLPPRGSPTVYQAQLDLYRDLQEDQGSEEASLYGGPSPGLDSPSSELTYRPLFWEQSAKLWGAGSEAWEPAEASSPPYGPLEEEEELEPEAFSFLSLRQELLSQPRDAMTPESPRSPEQTSPPRVHRPVPEPPGYQAHSCLAPGTLPILCCDTCHQLHAAHCPALPACRPCHVLRVLRGDTQRRLWLQRAQVDTLLYEGPGARP encoded by the exons ATGGGGAGACTCAGCTGGCGCAGCAG GATGGGCAGCAGCTCGCTGTCCGAGGACTACCGCCTGTGCCTGGAGCGCGAACTGCGGCGCGGCCGCGCGGGCGTGTGCGGGGACCCATCACTGCGCGCCGTGCTCTGGCAGATCCTGGTGGAAGACTTCGACTTGCACGGGGCGCTGCAGGATGACGCGCTGGCACTGCTCACCGATGGCCTGTGGGGCCGCGCTGACCTGGCCCCCGCGCTGCGCGGCCTGGCCCGCGCCTTTGAGCTGCTGGAGTTGGCCGCAGTCCACCTGTATCTGCTGCCCTGGAGGAAGGAGTTCACCACCATCAAG ACCTTCTCAGGGGGCTACGTGCACGTGCTGAAGGGTGCACTCTCGGAGGACCTCCTCATCCAGAGCTTCCAGAAGATGGGCTACGTGCGTGGGGACAACCACCGCCTCATGGtggccgccccgccccctgcctgcCAGCTGGTCCAAGTGGCCCTGGGCTGCTTCGCCCTGCGGCTGGAATGCGAGATCCTCAGTGAGGTGCTGGCACAGCTGGGCACCAGCGTGCTTCCGGCTGAGGAACTGCTGCAGGCTCGGCGGGCCAGTGCGGACGTGGCCTCCTGTGTGGCCCGGCTGCAGCAGCGACTGGCCCGGGAGGAGGAGCCACCGCCCCTGCCCCCCCGAGGCTCCCCGACTGTGTACCAGGCCCAGCTGGACCTGTACCGGGACCTGCAGGAAGACCAGGGCTCGGAGGAGGCCAGCCTGTATGGGGGGCCCTCACCAGGCCTGGACTCACCCAGCTCAGAGCTGACCTACCGGCCTCTGTTCTGGGAGCAGAGCGCCAAACTATGGGGGGCAGGGAGCGAGGCCTGGGAGCCAGCGGAGGCCAGCAGCCCGCCCTATGGGcccttggaggaggaggaggagctggagcctgaggccttctccttcctctcactgCGCCAAGAGCTGCTGAGTCAGCCCAGAGATGCAATGACTCCCGAGAGCCCCAGGAGCCCTGAGCAGACCAGCCCCCCACGTGTGCACAGGCCTGTCCCCGAGCCCCCAGGCTACCAGGCTCACAGCTGCCTAGCCCCTGGCACCCTGCCCATTCTCTGCTGTGACACATGCCATCAGCTGCATGCTGCCCACtgtcctgccctgcctgcctgccgccCATGCCATGTGCTGCGTGTACTACGTGGGGACACCCAGCGGCGCCTGTGGCTGCAGCGAGCACAGGTGGACACCCTGCTCTACGAGGGCCCTGGGGCCCGGCCATAG
- the SPATA2L gene encoding spermatogenesis-associated protein 2-like protein isoform X5 codes for MGSSSLSEDYRLCLERELRRGRAGVCGDPSLRAVLWQILVEDFDLHGALQDDALALLTDGLWGRADLAPALRGLARAFELLELAAVHLYLLPWRKEFTTIKTFSGGYVHVLKGALSEDLLIQSFQKMGYVRGDNHRLMVAAPPPACQLVQVALGCFALRLECEILSEVLAQLGTSVLPAEELLQARRASADVASCVARLQQRLAREEEPPPLPPRGSPTVYQAQLDLYRDLQEDQGSEEASLYGGPSPGLDSPSSELTYRPLFWEQSAKLWGAGSEAWEPAEASSPPYGPLEEEEELEPEAFSFLSLRQELLSQPRDAMTPESPRSPEQTSPPRVHRPVPEPPGYQAHSCLAPGTLPILCCDTCHQLHAAHCPALPACRPCHVLRVLRGDTQRRLWLQRAQVDTLLYEGPGARP; via the exons ATGGGCAGCAGCTCGCTGTCCGAGGACTACCGCCTGTGCCTGGAGCGCGAACTGCGGCGCGGCCGCGCGGGCGTGTGCGGGGACCCATCACTGCGCGCCGTGCTCTGGCAGATCCTGGTGGAAGACTTCGACTTGCACGGGGCGCTGCAGGATGACGCGCTGGCACTGCTCACCGATGGCCTGTGGGGCCGCGCTGACCTGGCCCCCGCGCTGCGCGGCCTGGCCCGCGCCTTTGAGCTGCTGGAGTTGGCCGCAGTCCACCTGTATCTGCTGCCCTGGAGGAAGGAGTTCACCACCATCAAG ACCTTCTCAGGGGGCTACGTGCACGTGCTGAAGGGTGCACTCTCGGAGGACCTCCTCATCCAGAGCTTCCAGAAGATGGGCTACGTGCGTGGGGACAACCACCGCCTCATGGtggccgccccgccccctgcctgcCAGCTGGTCCAAGTGGCCCTGGGCTGCTTCGCCCTGCGGCTGGAATGCGAGATCCTCAGTGAGGTGCTGGCACAGCTGGGCACCAGCGTGCTTCCGGCTGAGGAACTGCTGCAGGCTCGGCGGGCCAGTGCGGACGTGGCCTCCTGTGTGGCCCGGCTGCAGCAGCGACTGGCCCGGGAGGAGGAGCCACCGCCCCTGCCCCCCCGAGGCTCCCCGACTGTGTACCAGGCCCAGCTGGACCTGTACCGGGACCTGCAGGAAGACCAGGGCTCGGAGGAGGCCAGCCTGTATGGGGGGCCCTCACCAGGCCTGGACTCACCCAGCTCAGAGCTGACCTACCGGCCTCTGTTCTGGGAGCAGAGCGCCAAACTATGGGGGGCAGGGAGCGAGGCCTGGGAGCCAGCGGAGGCCAGCAGCCCGCCCTATGGGcccttggaggaggaggaggagctggagcctgaggccttctccttcctctcactgCGCCAAGAGCTGCTGAGTCAGCCCAGAGATGCAATGACTCCCGAGAGCCCCAGGAGCCCTGAGCAGACCAGCCCCCCACGTGTGCACAGGCCTGTCCCCGAGCCCCCAGGCTACCAGGCTCACAGCTGCCTAGCCCCTGGCACCCTGCCCATTCTCTGCTGTGACACATGCCATCAGCTGCATGCTGCCCACtgtcctgccctgcctgcctgccgccCATGCCATGTGCTGCGTGTACTACGTGGGGACACCCAGCGGCGCCTGTGGCTGCAGCGAGCACAGGTGGACACCCTGCTCTACGAGGGCCCTGGGGCCCGGCCATAG